A segment of the Streptomyces pactum genome:
ATCGTGTCGGTGTTCACCGCGCTGACGCTATCGATGTCGGCCGTTGCCTCGGTGGGCGATGCGGTGTGGTCACTCGTTCCCATGACTACCTCTCGTGCGATGTGGGACAGGGCGCTCTGGTCGTTCCGGAGGAGACCGGCGCGGTTGGCGTGGAAGATCACGTGGTGGGCGATGACGGCTCGCAGGCCGCGGGTGAGGGTGCCGCGGGCTGCGAGGTCGGCGAGCGTGGCGCCGGTCCGCTCGAAGGCGGTCACCCATTCCTTGTGCGCGTGGAGTGGGCTGCCCGGGTGGCAGAGGTTGTGGGCGTCGGCGGTCATGAGCTTGCGCATGGGCGGGGCCAGTTCGGCGGCTCGTTCGGGTGGTGGTGGATTGGTGGCTGGTCGAAGGGCTGCGACTTTCGCCCATACGTCGCCCTGTTCGAACCAGTCGAGTCCGGCGCCGCGCATCAGGGCGCTCGCCAGCAGGACGGCGGTTTCCCGGCGTCCCAGGTGCATCGGGCTCGGCTGGTAGGTGAGCAGGTGGCGGGAGTCGCTGTGGAACAGTTCGTGGGCTGCGGCCATGGCCTCCGTGCCGCCGAACGCGTCGGTCTCGGGCTCGTAGACGCAGGGCAGGCACGACATGGCCACGCCGTCGTCGATGAGGTCGCTCAGGAGAGACTCGATGGCCGGGGAGGGCTTGTCCGCGAGGTAACGCAGCGGCCAGGGCTGCTTGTTCATGAACCACCAGCCGGTGAGCTGCCCGTCGGCCTCGGCCTCGATCAGAGCGGGGCCGAGGCGTTCGGCGATGGTGTGCCGGGCAGTCTCGCGGTCGCCGAAGGTGATGTTGTGCTGCTGCCAGCGGTCGGGAGGCATAGAGGTCCTTCGGTCGGTGGATCAAGCGATGAGGAGGCATGCGTCCCAGGCGGACTGGGGTGGTGCGGCGGTGCTGGGCGCGAGGAGGGCCAGGGCTATGCCGGCGGCGCCGTCGAGGAGGCCGGGGCCGCCTTCCTTGTCCTGAATGAGCGCCGTGGCCATGAGTTCGGGGTCAGTGCTTGGTGGGATGACCGCAGCCAGGAGGGCCGGGATCGCGGCTCGGAGTTTGTCTGCGGTTGAGGGGTGGGCGTCGTCGGCCGTACGCGCAGCGGTGTGGGCGAGGCCGGCGGACCCGTGGCAGAGGCCGTTGTCCGTCGTGGCCTTCAGCTGCTCGGGATCGGTGAGGGCCGCCACGAGCGCGTTCTCCGCGTCGATCTGGCGGCTGGCGTCGCCGAGGGCCAGCGCGGCAAGTTGCTGCGCGCGAGCGAGGCCGGCGGTGCCGTAGCACCAGGACGGCCGCCGGGGCGCGGACGGCGCGAGACGCCCCCTGCGCAGCTCGCCTTGAGTGATCCAGTACGGCCAGTCCGGTCCGCCATCGGCCTTCTGTTTCCAGCGGTCCAGCCAGGCCAGGATGGTGCGTACTGCTGCATGGTGCCCGTCGGTGACGGAGCCGTTCCGAGCGGCGAGGGCCAGGAGCGCGAGCACGCCGCCGATGCCGTGTGCCATACCGGTGTTGGCGTGTCCGCCGGGGAATCGGTCGTCCGGGCTGCCCGAGGGCCCGGTCTCCGCCCACCAGCCCGGCAGGGTCTCGCCGTGATGGGTGATCGGTTCGGTGAGGCGCACGCAGTAGTCGAGGACGGCGCGCATCGTGGAGCTGCCGGGGTCTCGGCGCAGTAGGTAGGCGCCGTATCCGGTGAGGCCCCGGATGGTGTCGAACTCGGCGAGCTGCGGCAGGCGTCCGGCGTCGATGCGGCGGTGTGCGGTGTCGAGACGGCGTCCGACGTCGACTGCGATCTGCCTGTCCATCGCGTCGAGGGCGCGCTGGTAGGAGCCGGGGAGGTGGTCGGCGGCGCAGGTCAGGGCGTGGGCGAAGGCGGGCACTCCGTAGAACGGGTGGCTGTCCGGGCCGCTGGTGAGCGGCTGCCGGGAGGCGGCGGCGAGCCAGTCGTGGGCGCGGTACCACGGGCCGTGGCCGTTCGCGGCCAGCTCGATGTGCAGGAGCGCGATTCCGGGCGGGCCGTAAGCAAGGTGCTGCCGGTCCGAGGTCAGCGTCCTGGAGGCGAGGCGCACGGTGTCGGGGTCGGCGAGCCGGGCGGCGATGGCGTGGACCAAGCCGAGCGCGGGGTGGGCGGTCACGAGGCCCTCCCACGGGTGCGGGCGGTCCAGGCCAGGGCGGCGGCGCGCGCCAAGTAGAGGCACACCTCTTCCTCCGGGAAGTTCACTGCGACGTGGCGCACGAAGTGGACGTGGAGCAGGGAGGTCAGGACGTCGTCGACGGCGATGCCCTCGGTGTCCGGGCCAGGCAAGTGCGGCCGGTACGTGGTGAGCGCCGTATCCCGGTCAGCCCATCCCGACACGATGGCGTCCCCGCCCGGG
Coding sequences within it:
- a CDS encoding lanthionine synthetase C family protein, yielding MTAHPALGLVHAIAARLADPDTVRLASRTLTSDRQHLAYGPPGIALLHIELAANGHGPWYRAHDWLAAASRQPLTSGPDSHPFYGVPAFAHALTCAADHLPGSYQRALDAMDRQIAVDVGRRLDTAHRRIDAGRLPQLAEFDTIRGLTGYGAYLLRRDPGSSTMRAVLDYCVRLTEPITHHGETLPGWWAETGPSGSPDDRFPGGHANTGMAHGIGGVLALLALAARNGSVTDGHHAAVRTILAWLDRWKQKADGGPDWPYWITQGELRRGRLAPSAPRRPSWCYGTAGLARAQQLAALALGDASRQIDAENALVAALTDPEQLKATTDNGLCHGSAGLAHTAARTADDAHPSTADKLRAAIPALLAAVIPPSTDPELMATALIQDKEGGPGLLDGAAGIALALLAPSTAAPPQSAWDACLLIA